A window of Panicum virgatum strain AP13 chromosome 8K, P.virgatum_v5, whole genome shotgun sequence contains these coding sequences:
- the LOC120645435 gene encoding uncharacterized protein LOC120645435 codes for MYFDGAGANILFISPRGEQVKYVQQLLFKATNNAAVYEALIHGLRIAASLGIKRLLAYGDSKVVIQQIITDLGSFFTRLEFWDFSQESCIDVHYASVAHPWCNGQVERANGLFLQVLKVRIFDPIEKYSSKWIQELPRVVWGLRTQRSRATGYSPFFMVYGSEATLPTDITIGAPHTHNYDEGKAETTRRTDLDSAEEHRLTTALQHTRYEQQLCRYHDKNVEQRNFNVGDLILRWVQSPGGKLTSPWEGPFIVSGVVVPGTYRLQREDGTDVGNPWNIEHLHRFYP; via the exons atgtacttcgacggcgctGGTGCAAACATCCTCTTCATCTCCCCGAGAGGTGAGCAGGTAAAGTATGTCCAGCAGCTActcttcaaggccaccaacaatgCGGCCGTGTACGAGGCCCTCATCCACGGTCTCAGGATTGCAGCCTCCCTTGGTATCAAGAGGCTCCTCGCCTACGGCGACTCCAAAGTTGTCATCCAGCAA ATTATCACAGACTTGGGCTCCTTCTTCACTAGATTAGAATTCTGGGACTTCAGCCAGGAGAGCTGCATTGATGTACACTACGCCTCTGTGGCTCACCCCTGGTGCAACGGCCAGGTCGAGCGCGCCAACGGCTTGTTCCTTCAGGTGCTCAAAGTCAGGATTTTCGACCCGATCGAAAAATACAGCTCCAAATGGATCCAAGAACTACCTAGAGTAGTATGGGGGCTGCGCACGCAGAGAAGTCGGGCCACCGGCTACTCCCCCTTCTTCATGGTCTACGGTTCTGAGGCTACCCTCCCGACGGATATCACCATTGGTGCTCCACACACCCATAACTACGATGAAGGCAAGGCCGAAACAACTCGGCGAACAGATCTCGACTCGGCCGAGGAGCACCGTCTAACGACAGCCCTCCAGCACACCCGGTATGAGCAACAACTATGTCGTTATCATGACAAAAACGTCGAGCAGCGCAACTTCAACGTCGGCGACCTGATACTCCGATGGGTCCAGTCCCCCGGAGGCAAGCTAACTTCTCCATGGGAAGGCCCCTTCATCGTGAGTGGTGTAGTCGTCCCAGGAACCTACAGGCTGCAGCGTGAAGATGGAACGGATGtgggcaacccatggaacatcgaGCACCTTCATCGCTTCTATCCGTAG
- the LOC120643920 gene encoding cytosolic sulfotransferase 5-like: MPAPADATRPATDMAELLPSLPLETRCPPLPLRRYNGFWLPESVLTELPAIHARLEPRPSDVFLASFPKSGTTWLKALAFATAHRATHPPSDAGHPLRRMNPHECVQFMEMDPELRRDTGSLLEEFEQLASPRVLATHLPYCLLPESITTGEGAAASRVVYVCRNPKDAFISGLFFVKKVSSAYGAGASAGARAFNLEEAFELFCEGRVFAGPQWRHVLQYWEASMRRPKQVLFLEYERMLRDPEATVKKLAEFMGCGFSKEEEEGGVVDEIVKLCSLKELKNMEVNRSGGNQAGVRNDAYFRKGSSGDWRNHLTPELARRLDKIVEEALQGSGFAFVDDANM; the protein is encoded by the coding sequence ATGCCTGCACCTGCTGACGCCACGAGACCCGCCACCGACATGGCCGAGCTCCTGCCCTCCCTCCCGCTGGAGACCCGGTGCCcaccgctgccgctccgccgctACAACGGCTTCTGGCTGCCGGAGTCGGTCCTGACGGAGCTACCGGCGATCCACGCCCGCCTGGAGCCCCGGCCCAGCGACGTCTTCCTCGCCAGCTTCCCCAAGTCCGGCACCACGTGGCTCAAGGCGCTCGCCTTCGCCACCGCGCACCGGGCCACGCACCCACCGTCCGACGCCGGCCACCCACTCCGCCGCATGAACCCGCACGAGTGCGTCCAGTTCATGGAGATGGACCCGGAGCTCCGGCGCGACACCGGCAGCCTGctggaggagttcgagcagctcGCGTCCCCCCGCGTGCTCGCCACCCACCTGCCATACTGCCTCCTCCCCGAGAGCATCACCACcggcgagggggcggcggccagcCGGGTCGTGTATGTCTGCCGGAACCCTAAGGACGCGTTCATCTCGGGCTTGTTCTTCGTCAAGAAGGTCTCGTCGGCGTACGGCGCCGGTGCCAGTGCCGGCGCGCGGGCCTTTAACCTCGAGGAGGCCTTCGAGCTCTTCTGCGAGGGGCGCGTCTTCGCCGGGCCTCAGTGGAGGCACGTCCTCCAGTACTGGGAGGCGAGCATGAGGAGGCCCAAGCAGGTTCTCTTCCTCGAGTACGAGAGGATGCTGCGCGACCCCGAAGCTACcgtgaagaagcttgccgaGTTCATGGGGTGCGGATTttccaaggaagaagaggagggaggggtCGTGGACGAGATCGTGAAGCTGTGCAGCTTGAAGGAGCTCAAGAACATGGAGGTGAACAGGAGCGGGGGTAACCAAGCCGGCGTCAGGAACGACGCCTACTTCCGCAAGGGATCGAGTGGTGACTGGAGGAACCACTTAACGCCCGAGTTGGCGAGGAGGCTGGACAAGATAGTGGAGGAAGCGCTGCAGGGATCTGGGTTTGCCTTCGTGGACGATGCAAATATGTAG